A genomic stretch from Kovacikia minuta CCNUW1 includes:
- a CDS encoding alpha/beta hydrolase, whose protein sequence is MLSLQSFQRSLIQRVSRFVGLSGVLLLGVNIGVLGPAVPTLAAERVILTYGIFQEQFSVQDMQTFAETGELSRLRQFQLRIAGADPEVLRGFLNQKLRVNFLFLDRTLNSLPGEYLLHQVGQVIHNRRRVAPIQSLRSALVLSAREDNTVSLLEFLQNYPLPEVYLDGKKLAEIGQKVGNTRAKVERYLETMAVVVQQILSEPLCACESEVGAVDESNTLEAVKK, encoded by the coding sequence ATGCTTTCTCTCCAATCTTTTCAGCGATCGCTGATACAACGGGTGTCCAGGTTTGTAGGGCTTAGTGGAGTTCTGCTGCTGGGTGTAAATATCGGGGTGCTTGGTCCTGCGGTTCCAACCCTAGCGGCTGAACGGGTGATCCTGACCTATGGGATTTTTCAAGAACAATTTTCAGTCCAGGACATGCAGACCTTTGCGGAAACGGGAGAACTCAGCCGTCTACGCCAATTTCAACTCAGAATTGCAGGTGCCGATCCAGAAGTTCTACGCGGATTTTTGAATCAGAAACTTCGAGTCAATTTTCTGTTTCTGGATAGGACACTCAACTCCTTACCGGGGGAATATTTGCTGCATCAAGTGGGGCAGGTGATTCACAATCGACGGCGGGTTGCCCCCATTCAATCCTTGCGATCGGCGCTGGTTCTCTCCGCCAGAGAAGACAACACCGTTTCCCTGCTGGAATTTCTGCAAAACTACCCCCTGCCAGAAGTTTACCTGGATGGGAAAAAGCTTGCCGAAATTGGTCAAAAAGTGGGTAACACCCGCGCCAAAGTGGAGCGTTACCTGGAAACGATGGCAGTTGTGGTGCAGCAGATTTTAAGTGAGCCGCTCTGTGCCTGTGAATCTGAGGTTGGAGCCGTTGATGAAAGTAATACTTTAGAAGCGGTTAAAAAATAG
- a CDS encoding DUF3611 family protein, translating to MFDFLNPEAVGLTPQQIARSFRWLGWIGFWLQAFLGFIPIFVVVANVLSKPAPQAGGFSFGLGMAIACLIILIFSIYWCFRYTQLAEKLEIRDLRPAKSQVIRDLRIGLLANLGIMAIAVFVALSRVGGLTFKMLTLPQGATVIAPNQIGGTTVTPGALVTPSNMIAIQAMVNAIAAGLVGTIVALFLLYLVGQHRNIKD from the coding sequence ATGTTTGATTTCTTAAATCCTGAAGCGGTGGGTCTAACCCCCCAACAAATTGCCCGTTCTTTTCGATGGTTGGGCTGGATTGGTTTTTGGTTGCAAGCTTTCCTGGGGTTTATTCCCATTTTTGTTGTGGTAGCCAATGTTCTATCAAAGCCCGCTCCCCAGGCAGGGGGATTTTCTTTTGGTCTGGGGATGGCAATCGCCTGCCTGATTATTCTCATCTTCAGCATTTACTGGTGTTTTCGCTATACCCAACTGGCAGAGAAACTCGAAATTCGAGATTTGCGCCCAGCTAAGTCCCAGGTAATTCGGGATCTGAGGATAGGGTTGCTTGCCAATCTCGGTATCATGGCGATCGCAGTATTCGTTGCGCTCTCGCGGGTCGGCGGACTAACTTTCAAAATGCTGACCCTGCCGCAAGGAGCAACGGTCATAGCCCCCAATCAAATTGGTGGAACCACCGTTACTCCGGGTGCATTGGTTACGCCCTCTAACATGATTGCAATTCAAGCAATGGTAAATGCGATCGCGGCTGGGTTGGTGGGAACGATCGTGGCATTATTTTTGCTTTACCTGGTTGGTCAACACCGCAACATTAAGGATTAA
- a CDS encoding cyanophycinase — protein sequence MSSEQKRGALVIIGGAEDKQGDCVVLREFVRCAGGRKARIAVMTAATSLPGEVGDEYTRLFERLGVESVAVVHTDRREDSEREESVQVIEQTTGIFFTGGDQSRIVDFIKGTPLDKAIHKRHREGAVIGGTSAGAAMMPDEMIVGGASVSNPSVDAVSMGPGMGFLPGIVVDQHFAQRGRLGRLLTALVLQPAVLGVGIDEDTAIIVDGDEFEVVGRGAITVVDESTATHNNLEGLLKDEAIAVCGVKLHILPHGYHFNLKTRQPVLSGNQAVPPVSV from the coding sequence ATGAGTAGTGAGCAAAAACGGGGGGCATTAGTCATCATTGGCGGTGCAGAAGATAAGCAGGGGGATTGTGTTGTATTGCGAGAATTTGTCCGCTGCGCGGGCGGTAGAAAAGCCCGAATTGCTGTGATGACAGCCGCAACAAGCCTACCTGGGGAAGTGGGAGACGAATATACCCGTTTGTTTGAGCGGTTAGGGGTGGAATCTGTTGCGGTGGTGCATACCGATCGCCGCGAAGATTCGGAACGGGAAGAATCCGTCCAGGTCATCGAACAGACAACGGGCATCTTTTTTACCGGAGGTGATCAGTCTCGGATTGTCGATTTCATCAAAGGAACTCCCCTGGACAAAGCAATTCATAAGCGCCATCGGGAAGGAGCTGTGATTGGTGGCACCAGTGCCGGAGCTGCGATGATGCCCGATGAGATGATTGTGGGGGGAGCATCTGTCAGCAATCCCAGTGTGGATGCGGTTAGCATGGGTCCCGGCATGGGCTTTTTACCCGGTATTGTGGTCGATCAACACTTTGCCCAACGGGGGCGTCTGGGTCGCCTGTTGACAGCGCTGGTACTTCAGCCTGCTGTCCTGGGGGTAGGGATTGATGAAGATACGGCAATCATTGTAGATGGTGATGAGTTTGAAGTGGTGGGGCGAGGAGCCATTACGGTTGTGGATGAGTCAACTGCGACCCACAATAACCTGGAAGGATTGCTCAAGGATGAAGCAATTGCTGTCTGCGGGGTTAAATTGCACATTTTACCGCATGGCTACCATTTCAATTTGAAGACACGGCAACCCGTATTGTCGGGGAACCAGGCAGTACCTCCAGTCTCTGTCTAA